The Hyla sarda isolate aHylSar1 chromosome 3, aHylSar1.hap1, whole genome shotgun sequence genome contains the following window.
ccgagccgagaagtttgtgacgaattgaatttactgtaagttcgctcatctctaaacacttTATCTGTCTTTACTCCCAGCGGTAGACATGTCCGGCTGATGTAGTGTGTTCTCGACATACAGCTGTCctactgtagcaaaactacaatgtcATTATGACTGACATAATCTGGACTGCTGcatgagcatgatgggagttgtagtttttaaacatctgagTTAGggcaatgtttctcaaccagggtgcctccagctgttgcaaaactacaactcccagcatgcccggacagccttcggctgtccgggcatgctgggagttgtagttttgcaacagctggaggcaccctggttgagaaacactgggatGGGAAATACTGCAGGGACATCTGACGCCCCACAATTGTCATATTGGGTTTAAGCCTCACCTGAACTGCCAGGTACAGCCCCTCTGTCATGGCCTCATTGAAGGACTCTACGTGGGCTCTAGTGATGTCCTGCAGCGGAGGGTGCTGCTTATCCCCAGGTCTTCCATAGTTGGGGTCAGTCAGTTTCTTCAGACTAGGTTGGCTGGGCAGGTTCTGCCACTTCTGGGTCGCATGCATTGCGCTTTGTTGGCCAGGAGCGGCGCAGTGTACGGTAATCCCGTCCGGAACCCTTTTCCCGGGGAGACGAGCAGCACACGTGCAACCAGAAGGGGCGGGCAGCTGCACACACACATGCTGTAGGAAGCACTTCCGCCAATGCGTGTAGCTGTCAAGCGCCCCACGTGATTACCTCCTCCTCACCTAGAGGTCTGAGCTGAATCTTGGCACGGCGGCCATTTTTCTGTAGACCGCTGACTCGGATTATGAGGCAGTAAGACAGCCATTGTTTTGGAGACCTGTATTAAAGACAATTTATTTCCCTCTGCTTCCACGTTCCTCCAGGCTTCCTGTAGGGTGACAGTGAGTTTGATAGTTTGTACAGAGGGGACGTGGAAGTATAGTAAGTATCGGGAGATTGTTGTGTATACTTTGCTCTGTTAACTGGAGACAATACTACGGGAATACATCTGCTGCTACTAATgtgtaatccagtgtttcccaaccagggtgcccccagctgttgcaaatctacaacttccagtcataggctgtttgggcatgctggaagttgtagtttgcaacagctggaggcaccatggttataAGATACTGTTGTAATCAATGGTTAACACATTCTTGTATGAAAATGGACTAAACGTTTAAGggcgcattcacatcacgatattGATAAAAATGAGGGCTTAAAGGGGCTTCtcctgtggaaaacctttttttttttaaatcaactggtgccagaaagttaaacagatttgtaaattacttctataaaaaaatcttaatccttccagtactgtttaGGGCctctatactacagaagaaatgcttttctttttagatttctctgatgtcacgagcacagtgctctctgctgacatctctgtccatttttggaactgtccagagtagcatatgtttgctatggggattttctccttctctggacagttcctaaaatggacagcagaggtcagcagagagccctgtggtcatgacatcagagaaatctaaaaagttaagcatttcttctgtagtatttagcccctaaaaagtactggaaggattaagattttttaatagaagtaatttacaaatctgtttaattttctggcaccagttgattaaaaaaaaaaaaaaaagttttccacgggagtacccctttaaaatcatatGCTAAAAAATCAAATCTGAAGTGTCTAAAAATCATATATGTCAGACGTAGGGTAGTATGTTTTCACACATTTTTGTCcatttaattaaaaatatattgtgTCAAGATCAAAATGTAGAGTGATACAATTCAGTACGATTTACATAGAcagtaatgttaaaaaaaacaacaacaaaaaaacacatttccATCTGGCAAAAAAGCAGACGAAAACATAAACATAGTAAAACAGGTGAATGTGTTGGATATATTTtgtccatagaagtcaatggacaCGTCTAGATACATAATACTGTATTTTAGGTATAAAATTGTATGAAGTAGAGAAAATAGTGATGTGAACTCTCACTTATACAAGGAAAACAGTCCCCcgctcacccacactaaacccaatacaccggattatagtgcgggtgaacaggagaccaatgcaggGTTTCTTACTAATATACCTACCTTCAGTCCGGCTCCCGATCCCTCTATAGATCGGATTATTTCTTCACTGGAGGCggcccgccggctggatttgATGATTCATGGTCACTGGTCACATGATCCCTCAGTAGGTGCAGGCATCAcatgaccagcgaccatgaattTTAAAATCAAGCCGGCGGGCCTCCTCCAGCGTACAATTCACAGAAGAAAGAAGCCGATCTATAGAGGGACCGGGAGCCGGACTGTAGGTAGGTATATTAGTCAGAAACCCTGCATCGGTCTTCTGTTTACCTGCACTACAACCCggtgtattggatttagtgtgcGTGAACAggggaccgttttcctttaaaggagatctccggcaaaaaataacttatcccctatccacaggagctgatcgtgggggatccgacccctggggccccccgtgatcaccgGGATAGGACACGATGCTCAGTGAGGAGTTCATGCTACAGCCTGCACGCACTCCATTAATTCCTATGGGAGCAccaaaaagacccgagtacagctcgcgagatcatcggcgctcccatagaaatgagtgTTTATTGCTTACAGACTGACAGAGAATTGGTTCTATTGGTAAGGAGGCTTGTTGTCGGACCATAATATAAACTGCAGCTTGTGACTCGCCTAGCATTGTGTATTCTCTGTTTTTACATGGCCAAGACTTTCAGATGCCACATTGTATCCCTATTCATATATGTGATCTGTATTTATCTGGAACAATAAGAATTCTTTGTCACTTCTATATCTTCTTCTTTTCACACGTGTAGTTCACAGACATGGTGCTGAACGGTATTAAAGCAGTGTTTTTTGACTTGGACAACACATTGATTGACACATCTGGAGCCAGCAAAAAAGCAATGGAGAAGGTGAATACCTTGTATATTTCTATTCACGGGGGTAGGGATGGGTGACACtgcctaaaaggggtattcccatctcagcttgttatgccctatccataggatgtcagtgtttcccaactaggggacctccaactgttgcaaaatttaaaggggtattccaggcaaaacctttttttatatatatcaactggctccggaaagttaaacagatttgtaaattacttctattaaaaaatcttaatccttccaatagttattagcttctgaagttttctgtctaactgctcgatgatgatgtcacgtcccgggagctgtgcatgatgggagaatatccccataggaacagctcccgggatgtgagtcatcagagagcagttagacagaaaacaacaactcgactacagaagctcataactattggaaggattaagattttttaatagaagtaatttacaaatctgtttaactttccggagccagttgatatataaaaaaaagttttgacctggaatacccctttaaggctacgttCATATGTACAATATCTGCTGCatgttttgctgcatattttctgcagctgattttgctacccattgattttaatgggtggCAAaaccagctgcagaaaatatgcaacagatactgcatgtgtgaacataccctcaggatagagtcacacgtgctgtattttgctgctgcgtattttcctacccattgaagtcattgggtagcaaaatcacctgcagaaaatatgcagctaaatacagcatgtgtgaccctattATAACAAATTATTTTAGTTACATTTGGCTAGATTATCTCTTTAAATATCAGTGCAAGGAACATTTTCTGCATCTTATTTTTAGGTCTGAATAGGCATTTTTATATGAATctttgtaagggtatgttcacacggcagaatgccCGTGTGGAATTCCGCTGAAATATTCCGCACAGACTTTCCGcttcagcagagtcccatttttGTAATGGGATTATGCTGCATTGTGTGGATGTTTCTGCCGCAAAAATCCTCGGCagaaaaaaatagacatgtcaAATGCGTGAATGTCCGTGCGTGCTTTCCATTTCGCACATTTTCCTACCATGTCAACATAACATTGCTATAAAAAATAATCTCATGTGTCTGTTATATTTTTACAGGTATTTAAATTGTTGATAGATAAAAGTCACTTTAGTGAAGAGGAGGCCGGCACTATATGTAACAATTTCCAAACAAAACTTCTCCATGAAGATTTTGACTCCTCCAAAATGACCATCGATGACCTCCGGGTTTCACACTTTGAAACATCCATGCAGGACATAAGATCTGGAGACCATAGGGATTTAGCCAAAGAATGTTATAATCTGTGGAAAACAATCCGTCTACAACTCATGACACTGCCAGAAAGTACCAAAAACATGCTGCGTGAACTCCGAAAGTCAGCCAGCTTGGTGCTGCTCACCAATGGGAACAGACAGGTGCAGAGAGAGAAAATCGAGGCCTGTGGTGTCAGCCCCTACTTTGATGCAGTTGTGGTGGGAGGGGAACATGCTGAAGAGAAGCCGGCACCGTCCATTTTTCTTCATTGCTGTGAGCTGGTGCAGGTAAAACCGGAGGACTGCGTAATGGTAGGCGACAATCTGGATACAGATATTCTCGGAGGACTGAATGCTGGACTCAAGGCAACCATTTGGTTAAATAAAAATCCACATCTAAACAGCGACCCCAAGCCCGCACCTCACTATGTAATTAACTGTATTACTCGCCTTCCGGAGGTTCTACAGAATTTACAGTAGCTTACATACTAAAATGGGGGCAAGTAGGTGTACACTtgaacatccttaaaggggtgatCTAAGATTAGATAGTCAGagccaatttcttccaaaaaacagcaccacactcgttttcaggttgtgtggggtaagaacacacacaacctaaggacacgTGGTGCTGTTTCTACAAGAaataaccccctttaaaggggtattccgggcaaaaacatcataagatgtctgatcgcggggaaccctctgctgagaccccccacaatctccctgcagcacccgcattctatgcggggactgtgtCTCTAGTttcgggtttccaggactggggaccctttggataggggattaaatgtttttgcctggaatacccctttaagttatccaGGAAATGTTGACATATCCTAGGGACATGTAAAAAGCTTTTAACGACCTGGGACTGAGAGTGCAGAGCCCGCTTCtctctgttctatgtcctactgAAGGGAACAAAACTGTTGAAAAGTCAAAGTTTAGCAATAAAAGACAGTTTTATACGGAATGGTAGATCCCAgattattgaaaaacaaaaaggaCCTGTCTCCACTCTTGAAAAGAACCAGTACTAGTAGATACTATTTCCGGCAgcttccatagagaatgaatatggCATGACCACTCCATTATAACAAGAGACTCCAGTCCCTGttatggagattgcaggggggccccagcgatcactgtgatcagATAGTTATCTTGTCAATAGGGGATAACTTTGCCAGTTAGAATAaatctttagggtctattcacacgtacagtatcctgcgcatatttgattttATGCTTCAGATTTCAGTGCAAACTAAATAACTGTACAGagtatcaaatctgcagcttcaaatcctgtgcatcaaatatggccaggatactgtacgtgtgaatacgtGAATGGGGTGAGTGTTGTTTTATCAGATCAGAACTGGGACTTTTACATAAGTACttgctagtagagatgagcgaatttacagtaaatttgattcatcacgaacttctcggctcggcagttgatgacttttcctgcataaattagttcagctttcaggtgctccggtgggctggaaaagatggatacagtcctaggagactctttcctaggaatgtatccaccttttccagcccaccggagcaccggaaagctgaactaatttacgcaggataggtcatcaactgccgagccgagaagtttgtgacgaatcgaatttactgtaagttcgctcatctctacttgctaGTATAGTCATGTATACGTGAACAATGAGATTTTGCTATAAAAATGCATTTTAATATGTAACAGATATTGAGACTGATTGTGACTAATATAATgctataatgtgaaatatgatctGATCTATTAATCTATAATGTTCTCGAGTTTTGTATACCTTTTCATTATATTTG
Protein-coding sequences here:
- the NANP gene encoding N-acylneuraminate-9-phosphatase isoform X1, whose product is MSVYCLQTDRELVLLFTDMVLNGIKAVFFDLDNTLIDTSGASKKAMEKVFKLLIDKSHFSEEEAGTICNNFQTKLLHEDFDSSKMTIDDLRVSHFETSMQDIRSGDHRDLAKECYNLWKTIRLQLMTLPESTKNMLRELRKSASLVLLTNGNRQVQREKIEACGVSPYFDAVVVGGEHAEEKPAPSIFLHCCELVQVKPEDCVMVGDNLDTDILGGLNAGLKATIWLNKNPHLNSDPKPAPHYVINCITRLPEVLQNLQ
- the NANP gene encoding N-acylneuraminate-9-phosphatase isoform X2: MVLNGIKAVFFDLDNTLIDTSGASKKAMEKVFKLLIDKSHFSEEEAGTICNNFQTKLLHEDFDSSKMTIDDLRVSHFETSMQDIRSGDHRDLAKECYNLWKTIRLQLMTLPESTKNMLRELRKSASLVLLTNGNRQVQREKIEACGVSPYFDAVVVGGEHAEEKPAPSIFLHCCELVQVKPEDCVMVGDNLDTDILGGLNAGLKATIWLNKNPHLNSDPKPAPHYVINCITRLPEVLQNLQ